The window TCCTCGGGTTTAACAACCGAATACCTTTGTTCCGGTGGAGAACTTATGAACTTGTCATAAATTCTTTCAATCTTTGTCTTGAACAAGCAATCCGTGGTTGTGAACCTAGTATTATTGTTGGGGCCATATTTGCCTCTTTTTCGCAGATaatacataataacatcaatgtgctgccaaaatagaataaacatataCAATAAGGTACGGTGTAACCACACTTGTCTACAAGACAGCTACAGATTAACTACAATTTGAATTTATTAAAAACTCTAACAGATTGCTGCAAATTAGCTACACTATAACTACAGAAATATAACAGTTAGTCCAAGAACCTCACAAAATGTAATTTAATTGTAGTTTGTATGAACCATAGTGAACAAGTACTATATGTACAATTGATCCATCAGACTACAAAACAACTACACATTAACTATATTTATGCACTGTCTACATTTATTCACTATACAGAGGAACAAATGAAACATACCACCTAACTTAAGGTCCCAATAATCAGCAAGTTCAACCTACAGTTAATATTAATAGGCACAATCACAAGCTCTACAATATTACTACAAGGTAACTACAGTTGTGGTACACAGAGATTCCAAGTcagtcaaaagtaccaaaattccaGTTTGTACATACAATCATCATCACATATGATAAATAAGGTCCATAAAAAGCAAAATTTCACAATTGAGACATAAATATAGTAACCTATATATGTTGTCCACAATATTACTACAATTACACATCATAGCtgaaaaataaactacaattaCACTACACAGCTGAAGACAAAATAGGTATTGTGAATGATTATGTTCTTTATACTTACTGTGTTATTGATGACTTGTCCGGGGTGAGCAAAGTCATAAAACCAGTCCTTCTTATCAATCTTTTCACAACCAAAATCCAACCAAGGCTTGATTTGGTTATCCTTCTTGGAAAAGTAATATTTCCTCCtgtaataacaaaaaaatatcaaatacaaaaaattgacAAAATGAATTACAATTTTAAAGTATAAAAATGGTGAACAGACAGTGTAAAATGAAGCATTCATACCTCCTAAATACTTTATCACTACGAATGTATAACCAGTAGGTGAACCTTTATGTCAATTCAGGATCTACATTTTCACCTATGACACTTGTGAAGGGGTGCTTGAGGTAAAAAAATTTAGGTCCAATAGATGTGCTGCCTCCAGAACTATACAAAGATGTGAAAGGTGATCGTGCATGTTTTCCCGGTTGCCTGGTTCTACCGGGATGAACAGGGGTTGATTCATCTCGTATGGGCTCGCCATACATGACCAACTGTGATAAGTTTTCTGGCAGCTCAAAGTCATCCAATGTCAAACCTTTGTTTTCAATGCCTTCAGGAACAACTTTTTTATCAATGCCTTCAGGAACAACTTCAGTCACAGTCACACCGTGAATTGGCGACTGTGGAACTTCACTTTCTGTAGATAAGTGTAAATCTATGTAGATATGAACATTATTATGGAGCTATAGAGAATATAGAGAATATATTACCTGCTTGTTGTGCCTCAGCTACTTCATCAATTACTGGTTCTTCCTCAATATTTCCTTGTAGATGTTCTGCTGAAACTTTAGCTTGAATGAATAATTGGGAATGAGAATTGTAGATATATGTAGGAATATGTAGTTAAggtttaaattattaaaattttgcaTAAAAACCTTATTGTAATGAAGGAATGGTTCTGTACCTGCTTTATATGCCTCAGCTGCTTCTTGGAAGTCAGGATATAAGTCAACATGTGGTTGAAAATGTTCTGGAGAAATTGTAGCTGCAACACATagtaaaaaaatgattagtataatTAAATAATGCTGTCTTGAAATTTGTAGATATGTATGTAGGAATTTTGTAGATACCTGTATTGCTTGTGCTTCCATGCAGTTGATCACCAGCATTGAAATGGAATTGCTGGTTGTTCTCTCCTTGATGTTGGTAATTATTTTTTGTTGAGCTACCAGCAAACTACAATTTTGGGGAATATTTGAGACTACTTTATTCATATGTCTTAATTAGTCTTAGTACAAAATTATATGTAAATTCTTACCTTTGACTCGTCCAAATCAAACCTCTTGTTTATCACATTCATAACACCCAGATTGATCTATGAACTCTCGAAGGCTTGAGAGTTCCTCAAAAACAGCCTTCCTATAGGCATCTAACTTTCCATCAAcctaaaaattaaatatataattagttggtaATCTTATTCTAACTGCTGCAGTTACACTACAATTCAACAAACTATAATTGTTATAGATTTATACCACAAATTAACTACAATGTATAACATACTATAATTGTTATGTAATGAAGTCAAAATATAGCAAATTATGTCAATATATTGTAGTTATTCATAATACCCGCACAATCCCCTTTTCCAACTTCATGAGCTTGATACTGACAGATTCAATGTCCTCTTGACAATATGTATATTTGGGTTCAAATGATGGAGAAACAGCAGTTGGAACATGTGATGGTTGAGCACCATGTTCATCTTCATATTGAATCTTGTCTGGCAGATTAAACACTCCAAGCTCTTCTCCAGATTCAATCATGTTTGTGAACTGAATGATGAAAATAACAGTTAATTCAAGTGACAAAAAAAATGTAGATTCATTGTAGTTATTATGAATGTAATTGTAGCATCATACAAAAGTGGAAAAAAATACCTTGATCCACTCAGGCTTGATCATCTTCTCTTCAATTGCAGTTAACCAAATCTGCCCCTTTGTAGCTGACCATCTTAAAATGCGAGGTATAGATTCAGAACATCTCGTAGCAAGCTCGGCGTTGACAGACGAGCAACACTCATATAGCCACACTTGCAAGGCTAATGAGCATCCCCGTATCAGATAAGAATGTACATGGGGATTAAGATGATGTCGGACAGATTCAATAACCTGCTTGAAGGATTTGATACCCCATGGGTATGACTCAAAATTACCAGACTCTATTAGAAAGAACATAAACTTGTCTATGAAAGTCACATGGTCTTTATAAGAAGGACAAACAAAAAATTCCAACATATAAAGAATGCACAACTTCACCGCATCCACATCGTTTGCCCATGCTTTATTAGTCACTACTTTTTTCAAATGTCATTTCTCAACCCTTTCTTTGTTCGGAAAATATGTATTCATTAAAGGGCTAACATAGGTGGAAGTGTAACCATAGTCTGAAAACTTATTCACACAATTAAGACCAGTTATCAACCCAAATTCTCtcaaggaaaaattcaatttttcaccCTTAAATAGTACTGAAAAATATGAGTCAGTAGACTTTGTCAATTCATACTTCATCAGAAGATGAAGTGATTGGTTTTGCATATAGATTGTGGGGAGAcctaataagtaaccaaaacaagTTTTTTCTGAAAACCCTTAAAGCATTCGGAGAGAGTAAAGCTTGTATCTGGCTAGGTATGCTAGGATCACACAAACTGTGGAATCTAAGCACACCATAATCAACATTTTGTTGTGCAAAGTAAGGTCCATTCTgtagaaaatataaaattaatgaaCATTAGTAGTTTGCATAAAAAGGAAACAGTAATCTACATATAACTACAtgacaaatacaaaatataactaGAAGAAGAATAGCCTACCCACACCTATAACTACAAAACAATAACAGAAGAACAATGCACGTGTAAACATTATCTACAGGATGTAACAGTTACTTCAAGTATCTCACATAAATGTAGATTAACTGTAGTTAGAATGAAGTTAAATATATGAGCTATACAGGCTACAATAAAAAATAACATATCTACAATTTAACCATCAGACTACACATCAACTACAAACTAACTACATTTATACACTGTCTAAGAGTCACAGTtccaattaaactacaaaattgaGACAAAGAATCGATGTAACAGTTACTTCAAGTATCTCACATAAATGTAGATTAACTGTAGTTAGAATGAAGTTAAATATATGAGCTATACAGGCTACAATAAAAAATAACATATCTACAATTTAACCATCAGACTACACATCAACTACAAACTAACTACATTTATACACTGTCTAAGAGTCACAGTtccaattaaactacaaaattgaGACAAAGAATCTACAAAACAGTTACTTCAAGTATCTCACATAAATGTAGGTTAACTGTAGTTAGAATGAAGTTAAATATATGAGCTATACAGGCTACAATAAAAAATATCATATCTACAATTTAACCATCAGACTACACATCAACTACAAACTAACTACATTTATACACTGTCTAAGAGTCACAGTtccaattaaactacaaaattgagacaaagaatctacaaaattaggacaacacCACATTTTACCAAAATACACTTGAACAATCAAAGAAGAACAATGCACGTGTAAACATTATCTACAGAATGTAACAGTTACTTCAAGTAACTCACAAAATGTAGATTAATTGTATTTAGAATGAAGTTAAATGTAGCAGCAATACAGGTTGCAATGAAAAATACCATCTCTACAATTTCATCTTTCGGACTACAAATCAACTACAAACTAACTACAGTTATACACTGTCTAATAATCACAGTTCCATTAAACCTACAAAATTACGACAAATAATCTAGAAAATTAGGACAATACCACATTTGGCCAAAAAATACTTGAACACTAAATTAACACTTGAACAACAGATTTTTACAACTAAAATCAAACtacaaaacagtgaggaaacatAAATAGTGtttacctttattgaaattttttccttaaccaattttggtactttttttgagggtttcttcttctttggtTTTGATGAAGAAGGAGAGACCTTGTGTTTTTTCACAGATGGAACTTTGGGAGAATCATCTACAAAATCGTCATCTACACTCAACTCTTTCCCCTTGCGTTTCAGTTGATTCTCGACTAGTTTATCAACTCCACCAACATCAACATCGTGCAAATGCTTGCTTCTCATTTCTGCACGAATTTGTCTAGGAGATGAAATACCAGTAGTTTGTTCACTTGCATGCGTCGATTGTGGGTTTTTTTGTGGTGATTTTGGTGTTAAAACACCCAAATCAAAGGTTGGAATATCAGCTAATATAgcttttgatgtttttttggGGAGTGTTGGGTTTTTTCATGATTTAGGAGTTGAAGACAAAGATGGAAGTGAATTCAAATCGTGGGGGATACTATCAACTGAAGGTAATTAAGTGGAGAAGAAAGTGATGGTAATTGTGGGTGAGAAGAGATTGTACGAGAATGGAGGAAAAACTGAAGGTAAATCGTGGGGGTGGGGAACTGAAGGTAAATCGTAGGGGGTGTGGGGGGTGGGAGGAGAGAGAGGCGGGTAAACCAAATAACGTGAAAATACATTCCTAAAATCACGCCTAAAATAAATGAAGGAATAATTATACCCttaatttgaattatggtatataAAAGGTAATTTGGTATGCTTAAATGTAATTAACACAATCCTTAAACAATGTTGGTAATAATgtttgatatatggtatagataggtaaaaatcccatTTTTCTTTTGCTCAGATTATTTGGTGACAAACTTAATTGGAATAATATATACTCTTCATCATTAAATCTATTCAAATTTAACTCTCATATTATAAACTTaaatttacacttccacaaaaTATGATAATTTTCGTTTTAGAAAGAAAATGTGCTTAACGCACTTCAAGCAATATCACATATAATATATGACTTTGTGCATTTATTACTTTGTTCATATATGTCTGCAATCcaatataaaattaaataaattcaaaaaatatataacaacaacaacaacaataataataataatagtagtaatagtaataaaaaaaagaaaaatgagaaaacataCAAATTCTTAATGCACTCTTGAGTACCTTTTTATCTAAAATGATGTAGTACAAGTGGGAAACATATTCTCTTTTTTAACATGTATTCTTCAAGAACAAATgaaaaactattcaaattttctCGTGCTTCTTAAACTATTTTTAGTATTCAAGTACGCACCTAGAAAAAATAAGatattttctattaaaaaaaagCTAAACAATACTTACAATGTttagaagaaaaaatataaaaataatcaCACAGTCAACTATAGTGAGAAGAAACATACAAAGGAAGATGAGTTGAAATACCTTTATAGcatttttggtttgaaaaatggtATCATGTGTTTTGAGTGAGCAAAAGTTAGAAGATAACCCATTAGGCTAACCCACATTTTACGCACATCTTACACATGAATACCTATAAATATTTCTACGGGTTGAATATGGGTTGAAGTCCAAATTTTACCCAACTTAAATGTCATTCATTCAACCTACTAACATATGGGTGGATTGGGCGAGTTGACAAAATATGGGCTCATTTTGTCAGCACCAGTTATTCCTTAGTTGTCAAATTGGTTGTCAATAAGTTAGTGGAGGATCCACTTGTATATATGCAACCACATGCTTAGATAATACAATTAcacaatttatttttgaaatatcttttctcccccccccccccccggccctCTCTCTTTGCTTCCAGGTTCCACCATTAGAGCTTGAGCTCAAATCATCCACCGTTTTTTACCATTTTATGTGGTATCAGAGAAAGGCTCTTTGCTCCTGTGATTTCTCTTCCCAATTCTTTATTCAATCTTGAACTCTGCCCTAAAATCATATGTTATTATTTGCGGTTTTTGCTTGCTTTGATCCGCATTGATTTGCTTTGCTTCTCCTAATTCGATTTCAAGTTCATTTCTTCATTAAATGAATTCTACCATGGCGATTCTCGATCAAAATGACAAATCTGAAGTTGCCTCAAGTGTCTATATTTTTGCTCCTAGCATCAAACCCGGGATCGATCCACACTGTCCCCTTTACATGCACCTGTTAGACAACACTAGTACGATGCTAGTGATAATTTCTTTTACAGTATTGTTTATCGCTCCTAGAGAAGGAGTGTTTTTGTGCATTCTTGGTGAAGAATAGGTTCAGTTTTACCAATGGCAAGAGTAAACGTCTAGAACCAGATTCTCCACTTCTCTGTTAGTGGATGTGTTATGACAACATGGTTACCTCATGGATTTTAAATTCTCTCGCTAAAGACTTTACAGATATCGTAGAGTATGTTAATGAAGTAGTCAAATTGTGGACCGAATTGGAGGATCGCTATGATTAAATCGATGAGACTAAATAtatcaaattcaaaataaaatcaacaatctTTCTCAAAGAGTCCTCGATATCACCGGTTACTATACGAAGATGAAGAAATTATTGGAAGACCTAAATAATTTGAGTGACAAGTCCCAGAGTAGTTATCAATGCACTTATGGGACCAAAGAGTCGATGCACAAAGTCGAGCAGGGTAAGCGTTTGATTCAGTTCCTAACGGGCCTAAATAAACTATAAACAATTGTGCAGGGTAGCATCCTTATGATGAATCAAGTTTTTTCCTTACTAATTCAAGAGGAACAACAACGGgaggtcataccaaataatcTACTTGTAATGGAGTTTGCTTCTATGAATGTTAACATACATAGGAACAAAAACTTCAAGACCAATTACTCACCTAACAACTATCCTCTAAACAGCATGCCTCGTCCATACTATGATTATTGAAAACGTCCAGAACATACCAAAGATAGGTGGTTTAAGCTGCATAGATACCGTCAAAACTCCAATTCTAATCCTGGTTCAATTCAGGCAAAAGGACTGTGGTTTACGTGTATAGCGCACCCGCTGAATCCATGTCATTTAAGGATGATGAAATGATTTATCAGGATTGTAATTCCTCTCTCAACCTATCTAAGAAAGAATATGGGTAGCTCGTTAACCTGCTACAATATTTTTACACTGGTGGTGGAGGAGAGAGCATATGCACTTCTAATTTGACTGGTGGAGCTACAAACTTTGTAGGTATTATTCTTTGTTCTGCCTTTATTCTATCGATTGAGTTTGATATACTCTCATGTAAATATTTTACATCAAGTGTTGACCTCTAGATTCTAGACTCAGAAGTGTCTAATCACATGACCTTTAGCAAATTCTTACCATCCCACACTAGAACTTTGTCAAATCCTTTGTTAACTACCTTGCCAAATAGTTATTGACCGAAAGTAACGGAAATTGGGACTATTAACACTTGCACATATTAATTCATTCCCTAACATCAAACTTAAAAGTTTGATTGCTCTCACTGATTCTTCATATCTTCTACAGATGAAGAGGCCTTTGGAGATTAGTAAGATCAAAGATGGACTATACTTTTTCTGCTTAAGATGTTTAAAGGATTCAGTCTCTGCTTCATCCTCCACTATTAGCAGTTCAGTTTTGTTAGTTTCATGTTCTACTTTGCAtgttttgtcatgacccaaaatccaactagtcgtgatgacacctaacccaacccgctaggtaagcccaTTTATCAATAATCCAACTCAAGGAAATCtactgagaaaataaatgatgaaataactgaacttttatataaaaaaaccaaggattggtagtacaaatcatgagcttctaagatttagagtttacaaagctagtacgAAATAAATTTTTTACATTGTACTAGAataataactatatatatatatatatatatatatatatatatatatattctatacataattaagtatttttttaaatatttagctGATGGTTGTAATAATTTTTTATCTGCCAAATCTATAGAATATGAGAGGCAATAATGATTCCAAGTGTCACAATAAAAATTCGATAAGTGTcaaatttttggacaaaattagttagcttagttaataattagttttaaattatatatatatatttcaagatATTCTAAAGGAAGAAtactaaaaacataaaaaattcaAATGATAGCGTAAAACTGCataaacaaattaaatttttcatgtaagaaaattttagttaataaatagaactcataattttataataaaaatataaaaacaatatAAAGATACTATTAGGATATTATGCATAATaaaacaataatatatatataacacaaattAATAACTATTAAAAatatttgtagtttttttttataaaaattataaaaggcTTATCTCTTTATACTTTTGAATTCAAAatcataattttgaaaaaaaatttcaTTGTTAAAATTTTCAGTAAACTGCAAATGAGAAAACCAATCAAATATTACAGTAAAAAAGAATGGACGAAAAGAGGGGGATAAGAAActtttataatatttatattttgatttaattaaaaaataaaagataaataaatagcactcaaaatattattgataaatttagaccAGTGAAGAATTTTGAACAGTAtaacataaattttaaaaaaataaaaatatttttagagtaagaaaatatatatctatGAATATTAAACTATTAAGCCAATTGACAAGTTAATAAAAAGGAACAAACAAACAATTTATTTGATTACTATATGacttgtattctttgattttttATAGGTTTTATTATATATCTGCACAcgatattaaataataaaatttattaaaataatatatatattagatcataattttataagattCGGGTTCTAACATAAAAGCCCTTTTTCGGTTAGTGATCTGAAAATAGCCCGTTGACTGTGAGAACTAATTGGGAAATGAGTTTCAGTACTCATTCGCATTCCTGGCAATAATGTTTGGCTATCATATCTTGATCAAGTGATGACACGGTTAATACAATGACGACAGACGGAAAACGGCACGCTCGCCATTTCTGCAGAAAATATTTTAAGTGGCAGTTGCTTATGGCGTTTAGTCAAAACTCAAAAGTGCCAAAACTTGACAAGCAATCCGTGATGAAAGCGAATTAACCCAATTTGCTATATATGGTTATCTCAGAAGAATATAGTCTATCATTTTCTACTGCTTCAACCTCATGGGGTGAGTGAATTTGCCACATCTCTTGTCAATTTTAGTCCCCTACTATTGTTATAAGTCGTCTCTCACATTTTGCTGCATTCGTTCAGTCGTTACCCTTTTCTTATGTTCTTTGCGATTTCGTTCCAACCGGCGCAGGACTTTAATCAGGAAGATAAATCTGATCATTAAATGCCCAAATAAGCTTATAAGGAATGCTTACATGTTTGTAATCCCATCTTTTATGAATGATCTTTTAGGTCATTGTGTAAAATTCTCTATTAGAAGTTGGAGagagatttaagttatatacagtGACAAAACAACTTTTACACAATCAATACGGTTGACAAAAAAATGAAGGCCGTTATGTAAACTACTTGCTCTATACCTAAACATCACCCTTTGACTTCTCTTGATAGGATATATTTTCAATAATTTATTCACTTGTGGGTTATTACGGGATAAATAAAGTTGGTCATTGTTTGAGAAACGAGAATGCATAATAATATAAGTTTGAATTGATAAGAAAGCCAGTTAGTAGAAGGTGGTACTTGAAAAGTAAGGCATGatcattttcttgaattatgTTAGTAGACGTTGACTTTTATGCTGTCTCGTTACCTTCATAAATTGAAATTTATAGGATGCACCAGTAAATTTGTCCTAAAAGCAGTAGAATAGTGAAAAAGGTTGTATATGCTAATTCCACAAGAAATAGCGCATGTTTTCAGAAGATGATCTATTCCACCAGTTAAAAAGACCGGACATTTTTGTGCTAAGACGTGTAATGTGCATGAATCTTGTGTTAACAGATATGCCTCTATTTATAGAATTTGAAGGAATGCGAAAATCTCTATTGATCCATCCCATATGGGTTTGGCATTCATCTCTTTGATGTGTTTCTTCCCTTTTTTCTCAGTGTTGCTATTTAGCAATGTGCTTTTAGCTACAGTACATACATAGGATCATGGTCCAAAAACAATAAAGCATGTTATAGTTATAGAAGAATAAAAAATACTATTGTAACGTGTTTTACATAAACAAGGATTCTTGGGCTCCTAGTCATGTAGCTGTTGAATTCCACCTCTTTACATTTGAGCAGAGATTACAAGGTGGGGAAATAATGAGGGGATTTGCTCATTGATTTTATTGCAAAAACACACACTAACAATATTGGAATTTGGCTAAACAAATATTGAcataaaaaatagatattcacaCATCTGTTGCCATTCCTGCTTAAGTTGCGGATGATTTCTGCAGGTTGACGAGGGCTGCAAAAGCTATATATCAGCTATTCGTGCTGTAGAACCTCAAATTGAGACACTATTGGGAATTCCTTTTCCAGTAAGTCCGCTTTCACTGTTGTCACCTGAGGCATTGGGGTATAGCAACATATATGGCACCTTCACTGGTCCGTTGCGATTCATCCATCTGCTGTCATTGTTCCTTTCCACTATTCTGTTCTCCACTTCGACTAATCTGTCATGGAATCTTTGAAATGCCTGTCGCGGTTGAATATCTGAGGTCCACTCTGGAGTATCTCTCTGTCCCAGATATATCTCATCTGAAGAATGTCGTGACAATATTTCAATTAAAGAAACACCTAGCAGAGTTTGGAACTGGGCTGTGATTGTCTTCAGGAAGGCAAGGTCAGGGTTTGACTCAAGCTCAGCATATTCAGGGGTGCCCGGCTCAGGCATGAATCGGCGGCTTACAGTTGGGCGATTTGGGAGGTAACCAGCATAAGGATACTGCCCGAAGTTGACAGCTGCGTGAAGAGCAGAAGCCACCCATATGATAATTGTGCATGCTTCGGCGAGTTCAGCTCGGGTCTGCATCTGAGGCCACCATGGTTCATCTTTCAAGTCACCATGACCTTCATTGCGAACTTCTGTCCACCATGACTGGAGCTCAGTATCATCTCGGATCATGTCGTCTGTTGGGTAATAGAATGAACAGTACTCGTTTACCCAGGCTTCAATTGCTGACCAGATCTCAAGCCCATCTACAGCAAAAGGATAATCCTCTATTAGAAGACTAAGGCCATAGGGCTGGCTTGAGTCTGGCACTGCTACTCCTCTGCGATAAAGAAAGTGGGAGTGTTAGATTCTGGTCAACACTGATACTGAGATAGAGCTTTTAACATCAAGTTTTGGACATACCTCTTAAGCAGATCAGCAGGGAGTCCTTGCTCGGTGAACACCCAGTTCTTATAGACAATAGAAGACATCTCCATGGCATATTTCCCCGGAAAAACTGTCAGCTCAAGTACTCCACCTGCATTAATGAGTATCTGCCGAGCCAAAGCATTAATATACATGGTATCGCGGAAATGAGGTTGTAAAAGCTTGAATACTGGATGAAGTACGCTCAAACGTCTATTTGTAGCAATCACAAATGGCTCTATTACTGCATGAGTATTTAACCTGCAATCCGAGGTGAAGTTAGTAAACTAGACTTTTAAAAATGCTGCCAAAAATTGTCATCCTTCCATCTACTTTGCTAAGAAGCAGCTTACCAATGACTGATGAGCTGATGATAGCCAGAGTCATTTACGGCGGCATAAGCTTTGGCCAGCTGCCAGACAGAGCCTTCAACACCTTCGTCCGCTGGTGTAAATACAAGGCTGGTGGCACCATGTTTATCTCCTTGTGGATGAGGTAAGCTCAACTCAATTGCAAGTGGCCTCAATGTTCCATTATCTTGAAGAAAAAGGAGAGTCCGACTGGCATAACGTCTTTGTATTTGTTGTATTAATCCGTCTGAGATAAGGCATCAACGCATCATGATGGTCCAAAATGAATAGCTTATTATACTCAATTGCCTGCAACCACAAGTACAGAAGGCACGTTTTAATCTTTACCATATTCTTAGACAAAAATCCAGTTTTTCCAGGAAATAAAGCAAGCCTTTGTTTAGTTTTTTGCTTGTTTTTCATCGGTATGTTAAAGTACAAGAACAGGTCAGGAATTTAC of the Nicotiana tabacum cultivar K326 chromosome 7, ASM71507v2, whole genome shotgun sequence genome contains:
- the LOC107770253 gene encoding LOW QUALITY PROTEIN: putative linoleate 9S-lipoxygenase 5 (The sequence of the model RefSeq protein was modified relative to this genomic sequence to represent the inferred CDS: deleted 1 base in 1 codon) is translated as MGIFPPCSAEMLDKLLQVVCGKNHDPTIEDNNHTNGKKVRGTVVLMKKNVLDLKDVGASFLDRVHEVFGKGVSLQLISADHAEPGNGCKGKLGKPAFLEKWMSTLTSISAGDATFNVTFDWDESMGVPGAFIIKNYHHSQFYLRTVILEDVPGHGQLHFVCNSWVYPAHRYKYNRVFFSNKTYLPSNTPEPLRPYREEELLNLRGSGSGMLKEWDRVYDYAFYNDLGFPDKGPESARPVLGGSKEYPYPRRGRTSRRPTKTDPNSESRLPPLGLNIYVPRDERFTHVKLSDFLAYAVKSLGQVLIPEIVALFDKTFNEFDSFEDVLKLYEGGIKLPDHHLNKLRQCIPWEMLKELVRSDGEPFLKFPMPDVIKVDRSAWRTDEEFGREMLAGVNPVIIRRLQEFPPASKLDPIVYGNQTSSITREDIEKNMDELTVDEAIEYNKLFILDHHDALMPYLRRINTTNTKRYASRTLLFLQDNGTLRPLAIELSLPHPQGDKHGATSLVFTPADEGVEGSVWQLAKAYAAVNDSGYHQLISHWLNTHAVIEPFVIATNRRLSVLHPVFKLLQPHFRDTMYINALARQILINAGGVLELTVFPGKYAMEMSSIVYKNWVFTEQGLPADLLKRGVAVPDSSQPYGLSLLIEDYPFAVDGLEIWSAIEAWVNEYCSFYYPTDDMIRDDTELQSWWTEVRNEGHGDLKDEPWWPQMQTRAELAEACTIIIWVASALHAAVNFGQYPYAGYLPNRPTVSRRFMPEPGTPEYAELESNPDLAFLKTITAQFQTLLGVSLIEILSRHSSDEIYLGQRDTPEWTSDIQPRQAFQRFHDRLVEVENRIVERNNDSRWMNRNGPVKVPYMLLYPNASGDNSESGLTGKGIPNSVSI